One part of the Streptomyces sp. AM 2-1-1 genome encodes these proteins:
- a CDS encoding extracellular solute-binding protein, which yields MVMKTRRSRATLFGLAATLGAGLLAGCSGSSGAERKPDDKITVWSQENLAPRMAATKKVVERFEKETGVQVDLVGVDEAQLPQLIMSAAAAGDLPDVIGAVPMGQVWQMYGSGLLNTEVAGKIVDDLGTGTFNANALSLTEDAGTTLAVPSDAWLQLLVYRKDLFAKAGLDAPDSYASALKAAKTLDKGGVDGISLATDPSDVFTQQSFEDLALANGCQLVDDDGEPALDSAACRTAFATYSELGGEHGAPGTQTVDSTRSTYFSGKSSMMVWSSFLLDELAGLRSDALPSCAECQDDPGFLARNTGIVTSLQGPDSEEPAQFGEITSWAVTKTAETGASAKFIEYMMGKGYEDWFGMAPEGKIPVRTGTTTDPGSFQKAWRASVMGVDRRESMQKAYPSELLDRLVAGVGDMKRWGLTQGQGTLVGATNGELPVAKAIGAMTSGQSSPDEAAKEANDEVAALQKSLQ from the coding sequence ATGGTGATGAAGACCCGACGGTCGAGGGCGACCCTGTTCGGACTCGCCGCGACCCTGGGCGCCGGCCTGCTGGCGGGCTGCTCGGGCAGCTCCGGTGCCGAGCGGAAGCCGGACGACAAGATCACGGTCTGGTCGCAGGAGAACCTGGCGCCACGGATGGCGGCGACCAAGAAGGTGGTCGAGCGGTTCGAGAAGGAGACCGGTGTCCAGGTGGACCTGGTCGGCGTGGACGAGGCGCAGCTGCCGCAGCTGATCATGTCCGCGGCCGCCGCCGGCGACCTCCCCGATGTGATCGGCGCCGTCCCGATGGGCCAGGTCTGGCAGATGTACGGCAGCGGGCTGCTCAACACCGAGGTCGCCGGGAAGATCGTCGACGACCTCGGCACCGGGACCTTCAACGCCAACGCCCTCTCGCTCACCGAGGACGCCGGCACCACCCTCGCGGTCCCCTCCGACGCCTGGCTCCAGCTCCTCGTCTACCGCAAGGACCTCTTCGCGAAGGCCGGGCTCGACGCCCCCGACTCCTACGCGAGCGCCCTGAAGGCCGCCAAGACACTCGACAAGGGCGGAGTCGACGGGATCTCGCTCGCCACCGACCCCTCGGACGTCTTCACCCAGCAGAGCTTCGAGGACCTCGCTCTCGCCAACGGCTGCCAACTGGTGGACGACGACGGCGAACCCGCCCTCGACTCCGCCGCCTGCCGCACCGCCTTCGCCACCTACTCCGAACTGGGCGGGGAACACGGCGCCCCCGGCACGCAGACCGTGGACTCCACCCGCTCCACCTACTTCTCCGGCAAGTCCTCGATGATGGTCTGGTCCTCCTTCCTCCTCGACGAACTGGCCGGCCTGCGCTCCGACGCGCTGCCCAGCTGCGCCGAGTGCCAGGACGACCCGGGCTTCCTCGCCCGCAACACCGGCATCGTCACCTCCCTCCAGGGCCCCGACAGCGAGGAGCCCGCCCAGTTCGGCGAGATCACCTCCTGGGCCGTCACCAAGACCGCCGAGACCGGCGCCTCCGCGAAGTTCATCGAGTACATGATGGGCAAGGGTTACGAGGACTGGTTCGGCATGGCCCCCGAGGGCAAGATCCCGGTCCGCACCGGCACCACCACCGACCCCGGTTCCTTCCAGAAGGCCTGGCGCGCCAGCGTCATGGGGGTCGACAGGCGCGAGTCGATGCAGAAGGCGTACCCCTCCGAACTCCTCGACCGGCTCGTCGCCGGCGTCGGCGACATGAAGCGGTGGGGCCTCACCCAGGGCCAGGGCACCCTCGTGGGCGCCACCAACGGTGAACTGCCCGTCGCCAAGGCCATCGGGGCGATGACCAGCGGCCAGAGCTCACCGGACGAGGCCGCGAAGGAAGCCAACGACGAAGTGGCCGCCCTCCAGAAGTCCCTCCAGTAG
- a CDS encoding ROK family transcriptional regulator: MAGNQASAGHLLRLIRSGEATTRGELQQATGLSRSTVGHRLDQLFGAGWLRGAAGTSTGGRPSARLEFDPTHAVVLVADLETRHGRAAVVDLAGKVLAERTGSLLVTDGPDVVLDRIARWFGPLLEEAGTPPARVCGVGLSVPGPVDWDSAQVVQPPIMPGWDRFPVRERLRTALAEHLGPPGPGALGGAEPLPVYVDNDANLMALAEQRENYADCGAFVLVKASTGIGAGMVVGGEMYRGIDGGAGDIGHIRLHDRPDALCMCGSYGCLAAVASGRAIAEQLTAAGVPTASGSDVRRHLAAGQPDAVRLARAAGQRVGEVLVTVVTLLNPGVLMLGGDLASTPFLTGVRELLYQRALPRTTAHLQVVTTTLGDRAALAGAAVMVVERLYDPDRADARLAASANAGGGTAG; this comes from the coding sequence ATGGCGGGAAACCAGGCGAGCGCGGGACACCTGCTGCGGCTCATCCGCAGCGGGGAGGCCACCACGCGCGGCGAGCTCCAACAGGCCACCGGCCTCTCCAGATCCACCGTCGGACACCGTCTCGACCAGCTCTTCGGTGCGGGCTGGCTGCGCGGCGCGGCCGGGACCTCCACCGGCGGACGCCCGTCCGCCCGGCTGGAGTTCGACCCCACCCACGCCGTCGTCCTCGTCGCGGACCTGGAGACCCGGCACGGACGGGCCGCCGTCGTCGACCTCGCCGGGAAGGTCCTCGCCGAGCGGACCGGGAGCCTCCTCGTCACGGACGGCCCCGACGTCGTGCTCGACCGGATCGCCCGCTGGTTCGGCCCGCTCCTGGAGGAGGCCGGCACCCCGCCGGCCCGGGTGTGCGGCGTCGGCCTCTCCGTGCCGGGGCCCGTCGACTGGGACAGCGCCCAGGTCGTCCAGCCGCCGATCATGCCCGGCTGGGACCGCTTCCCCGTACGGGAGCGACTGCGCACCGCGCTCGCCGAGCACCTCGGCCCGCCAGGCCCCGGCGCGCTGGGCGGGGCGGAGCCGCTCCCCGTCTACGTCGACAACGACGCCAACCTCATGGCGCTTGCCGAACAACGCGAGAACTACGCCGACTGCGGGGCGTTCGTCCTGGTGAAGGCGTCCACCGGCATCGGCGCGGGAATGGTCGTCGGCGGCGAGATGTACCGGGGCATCGACGGAGGCGCCGGCGACATCGGCCACATCCGCCTGCACGACCGGCCCGACGCGCTCTGCATGTGCGGCTCCTACGGCTGCCTCGCCGCCGTGGCGAGCGGCCGGGCCATCGCCGAGCAGCTCACGGCGGCGGGCGTGCCCACCGCCTCCGGCTCGGACGTGCGCCGCCACCTCGCCGCCGGGCAGCCCGACGCCGTCCGGCTCGCCCGCGCCGCCGGGCAGCGCGTCGGCGAGGTGCTCGTCACCGTGGTCACGCTCCTCAACCCGGGTGTCCTGATGCTCGGCGGCGACCTGGCGAGCACCCCGTTCCTCACCGGGGTGCGCGAACTCCTCTACCAGCGGGCCCTGCCCCGCACCACGGCCCACCTCCAGGTGGTCACCACCACGCTCGGCGACCGCGCCGCCCTCGCGGGGGCTGCCGTCATGGTCGTCGAGCGCCTCTACGACCCCGACCGGGCCGACGCCCGGCTCGCCGCTTCGGCAAACGCGGGCGGCGGCACGGCCGGCTGA
- a CDS encoding sugar phosphate isomerase/epimerase family protein: protein MPKTALKTACQEQLLPGDTLQEKWAFAQDAGFDAVELRSRGDFHFRDRLPELKRALADGVVMPTVCVEMSHFFAAFDDGLRKDALEQMKSQLSVAAEIGALGVQTPASYGMFSRRLPPFEPPRSEAEDREVLVTGLTELGEHARAEGVTLYLEPLNRYEDHMVNRLDQAVDLLRTVGLDSVRIGIDSYHMNIEEADPSAAILAAAPYIGHAQVSDSNRFQPGAGHLDWPAWLGALRTIGFDGYLAAECRLTGDPVEAVRSIPAFLRRSGA, encoded by the coding sequence ATGCCGAAGACCGCGTTGAAGACCGCCTGCCAGGAACAGCTGCTCCCCGGTGACACGCTCCAGGAGAAATGGGCGTTCGCCCAGGACGCCGGGTTCGACGCCGTCGAGCTGCGCTCGCGGGGCGACTTCCACTTCCGCGACCGCCTCCCCGAGCTGAAGCGCGCGCTGGCCGACGGTGTCGTCATGCCGACCGTCTGCGTCGAGATGTCGCACTTCTTCGCCGCCTTCGACGACGGCCTGCGCAAGGACGCGCTGGAGCAGATGAAGTCGCAGCTCAGCGTCGCCGCCGAGATCGGTGCGCTGGGCGTGCAGACCCCGGCGTCCTACGGGATGTTCTCGCGCCGGCTGCCCCCCTTCGAGCCGCCGCGCTCGGAGGCGGAGGACCGCGAGGTGCTCGTCACGGGACTGACCGAACTCGGCGAGCACGCCCGCGCGGAGGGCGTCACCCTCTACCTGGAGCCGCTCAACCGGTACGAGGACCACATGGTCAACCGGCTCGACCAGGCCGTCGACCTGCTCCGCACCGTGGGGCTCGACTCGGTCAGGATCGGCATCGACAGCTACCACATGAACATCGAGGAGGCCGATCCGTCGGCCGCCATCCTCGCCGCCGCCCCGTACATCGGCCACGCGCAGGTCAGCGACTCCAACCGGTTCCAGCCGGGTGCGGGCCACCTGGACTGGCCGGCCTGGCTCGGCGCGCTGCGCACCATCGGCTTCGACGGCTACCTCGCCGCCGAGTGCCGGCTGACCGGCGACCCGGTCGAGGCCGTCCGCTCCATCCCGGCGTTCCTGCGGAGGTCGGGCGCGTGA
- a CDS encoding trehalase family glycosidase has protein sequence MLLSNWTGASTVPSRGLYPHQWSWDSAFIAIGLRHLSVRRAQRELETLLHAQWADGRVPHIVFNPAVPHDAYFPSPDFWRSSSAGAPAGAPGGTETSGIVQPPVHALAAWLVHLADPEDSRRRGFLPRVYGRLAAWHDYLTGPRDLGGGGLAAMVHPWEPGMDNSPCWDGPLRRVEPAASGSYRRADLDHGQPSERPTDLDYGRYVRLATDYRDGGYADAGTAHAFAVEDPCVNALLIVSEHALARIAAETGADPAPHRERAARLTGALVARLWSPEAGMFLCRDLVGEELVPERSVAGLIPLIVPGLPGEVVDALLATATGASFRLGEVPMVPSYDFSGADFDPSRYWRGPAWFNTNWLLERGLRQYGRTVAADRLRSAMLAAAGASGFAEYVDPFTAEARGTRDFGWTAALALDLLVAAHEGGASAPATGDAAADGAVTGEPVGADA, from the coding sequence GTGCTGCTCAGCAACTGGACCGGTGCCTCCACCGTCCCCTCCCGCGGCCTCTACCCGCACCAGTGGAGCTGGGACTCCGCGTTCATCGCGATCGGCCTGCGTCACCTCTCGGTGCGCCGGGCCCAGCGCGAGCTGGAGACCCTGCTGCACGCGCAGTGGGCGGACGGCCGGGTGCCGCACATCGTCTTCAACCCGGCTGTCCCGCACGACGCGTACTTCCCGAGCCCGGACTTCTGGCGCTCCTCCAGCGCCGGTGCCCCCGCCGGCGCCCCCGGGGGCACCGAGACCTCCGGGATCGTGCAGCCCCCGGTGCACGCGCTGGCCGCCTGGCTGGTGCACCTCGCCGACCCGGAGGACTCCCGCCGACGCGGCTTCCTGCCCCGGGTGTACGGGCGCCTCGCCGCCTGGCACGACTACCTCACCGGTCCCCGGGACCTGGGCGGCGGCGGTCTCGCCGCGATGGTGCACCCGTGGGAGCCGGGCATGGACAACAGCCCGTGCTGGGACGGGCCGCTGCGGCGCGTCGAGCCCGCCGCCTCCGGCTCGTACCGGCGCGCCGACCTCGACCACGGCCAGCCGTCCGAGCGGCCCACCGACCTGGACTACGGCCGGTACGTACGGCTCGCCACCGACTACCGTGACGGCGGCTACGCGGACGCGGGCACCGCCCACGCCTTCGCCGTGGAAGACCCGTGCGTCAACGCGCTGCTGATCGTCTCCGAGCACGCGCTCGCCCGCATCGCCGCCGAGACGGGTGCCGACCCGGCCCCGCACCGGGAGCGCGCCGCCCGCCTCACCGGGGCACTGGTCGCGCGGCTCTGGTCGCCGGAGGCCGGGATGTTCCTCTGCCGCGACCTGGTGGGCGAGGAGCTGGTCCCGGAGCGGAGCGTTGCCGGGCTGATCCCGCTGATCGTCCCCGGTCTCCCCGGCGAGGTCGTGGACGCCCTGCTCGCCACCGCCACGGGCGCCTCCTTCCGGCTGGGCGAGGTCCCGATGGTCCCCTCGTACGACTTCTCGGGCGCCGACTTCGACCCCTCCCGCTACTGGCGCGGACCCGCCTGGTTCAACACCAACTGGCTGCTGGAGCGCGGCCTGCGGCAGTACGGGCGGACCGTCGCGGCCGACCGGCTGCGGTCGGCGATGCTGGCGGCCGCCGGGGCGAGCGGCTTCGCTGAGTACGTGGACCCCTTCACCGCCGAGGCCCGCGGCACCCGCGACTTCGGCTGGACCGCGGCGCTGGCGCTGGATCTCCTGGTGGCGGCGCACGAGGGCGGCGCGAGCGCGCCCGCCACCGGTGACGCTGCCGCGGACGGGGCGGTCACGGGCGAGCCGGTCGGGGCGGACGCATGA
- a CDS encoding Gfo/Idh/MocA family oxidoreductase: MSQTPAAGTPTDAWAYPPVRVGLVGAGPWARTMHARMLAAGPETILTGVWARRPEAAAEVADASGTRAAGSFEELLDGCDAVAFAVPPAVQAALAVRAARAGKALLLEKPLGAGLDAARAVADAVAEHGVVSQLVLTKRYHPTTRAFLAEAAGLEVAGARSCYLHGAFLGGEFATSWRLEHGALLDLGPHLLDLLDSAVAPIVSVRGTGDPRRWIELTCEHENGAVSQASLSGSVRLPRARTRIELFGPREELVYDTAGIDHEECWPVLRREFAGAVRTGTGTGIDAARGLRIQELLDQARPQAA, translated from the coding sequence ATGTCGCAGACCCCCGCCGCCGGCACCCCGACCGACGCCTGGGCATACCCGCCGGTCCGCGTCGGCCTGGTCGGGGCGGGGCCGTGGGCCCGCACGATGCACGCCCGGATGCTGGCGGCCGGACCGGAGACCATCCTGACCGGTGTCTGGGCCCGGCGCCCCGAAGCCGCCGCCGAGGTGGCGGACGCCTCCGGCACGCGGGCCGCGGGCTCGTTCGAGGAGCTGCTCGACGGCTGCGACGCGGTCGCCTTCGCCGTGCCGCCCGCCGTACAGGCGGCGCTCGCCGTGCGGGCGGCACGGGCCGGCAAGGCCCTGCTGCTGGAGAAGCCGCTCGGGGCCGGACTCGACGCCGCCCGCGCGGTCGCCGACGCGGTCGCCGAACACGGGGTGGTCTCGCAGCTCGTCCTCACCAAGCGCTACCACCCGACGACCCGGGCGTTCCTCGCCGAGGCGGCAGGCCTCGAGGTCGCCGGAGCCCGCTCCTGCTACCTCCACGGGGCTTTCCTCGGCGGCGAGTTCGCCACCTCCTGGCGGCTGGAGCACGGCGCTCTGCTCGACCTCGGCCCGCACCTGCTGGACCTGCTGGACAGCGCGGTCGCCCCGATCGTCTCCGTACGCGGGACCGGCGACCCCCGCCGGTGGATCGAGCTGACCTGCGAGCACGAGAACGGCGCGGTCAGCCAGGCCTCCCTGTCCGGGAGTGTCCGCCTGCCCCGCGCCCGTACCCGCATCGAACTCTTCGGCCCCCGCGAGGAGTTGGTCTACGACACCGCCGGCATCGACCACGAGGAGTGCTGGCCGGTGCTGCGCCGGGAGTTCGCCGGCGCCGTACGCACCGGCACCGGCA
- a CDS encoding sugar ABC transporter permease: protein MSTKTSGATVRRSRPRTTSSRENRAGLAFVTPTFLVVLVVVILPILWTVLLAFQNAKLVDIQENGLFGNWTLDNFQQVFGSPGFWSSLGTTLLYTVGATAGSILLGLVAALALRKPFRGRGILRASMLLPYVAPVVAVSFVWEVALSPQYGIVNEWGSRFLGWDDPIAFLSTRSYEVSLLGAHFDIPLALLTVIAFESWRYFPFAFLFMLARLQAVPDSLEEAAEVDGATISQRFRHILLPLMMPVIALLSVLRFIMTFNKFDDIYLLTGGGSGTDVVAVRVYDFLTSRFDVGAASAQALVLAVVLMVLLGLYFAFFGKKVQEESA, encoded by the coding sequence ATGAGTACGAAAACCAGCGGCGCGACGGTGCGCCGCAGCAGGCCACGGACCACCAGCAGCCGGGAGAACCGCGCGGGCCTCGCCTTCGTGACCCCCACCTTCCTGGTCGTCCTGGTCGTGGTGATCCTGCCGATCCTGTGGACCGTGCTGCTCGCCTTCCAGAACGCCAAGCTCGTCGACATCCAGGAGAACGGCCTCTTCGGCAACTGGACCCTCGACAACTTCCAGCAGGTCTTCGGCTCGCCCGGCTTCTGGAGCAGCCTCGGCACCACCCTGCTCTACACCGTCGGCGCCACCGCGGGCTCCATCCTCCTCGGCCTGGTCGCCGCGCTCGCGCTGCGCAAGCCCTTCCGGGGCCGCGGCATCCTGCGGGCCTCGATGCTGCTGCCGTACGTCGCCCCCGTCGTGGCCGTCTCCTTCGTCTGGGAAGTGGCGCTCAGCCCGCAGTACGGCATCGTCAACGAGTGGGGCAGCAGGTTCCTCGGGTGGGACGACCCGATCGCCTTCCTCTCCACCCGCTCCTACGAAGTCAGCCTGCTGGGAGCACACTTCGACATCCCGCTGGCGCTGCTCACCGTCATCGCCTTCGAGTCGTGGCGCTACTTCCCGTTCGCCTTCCTCTTCATGCTGGCCCGCCTCCAGGCGGTGCCGGACAGCCTGGAGGAGGCCGCCGAGGTCGACGGCGCCACCATCTCCCAGCGCTTCCGCCACATCCTGCTGCCGCTGATGATGCCCGTCATCGCCCTGCTGTCCGTCCTGCGCTTCATCATGACGTTCAACAAGTTCGACGACATCTACCTGCTCACCGGCGGCGGTTCGGGCACGGACGTCGTCGCGGTGCGCGTGTACGACTTCCTCACCTCCCGCTTCGACGTCGGCGCGGCCTCGGCCCAGGCGCTCGTCCTGGCGGTCGTCCTCATGGTCCTGCTGGGCCTCTACTTCGCTTTCTTCGGCAAGAAGGTCCAGGAGGAATCGGCATGA
- a CDS encoding carbohydrate ABC transporter permease, translated as MSRAQFEERFFGVTRWLVIIFLAVITIVPFYYMLMLSVKPIDKLLVEPGNLWVSTKDFTLDTYRSVLKSTDDGGQGFLGMLANSALVAVATVLLTLAAAVPGAYAVSRLKFFGSRHVSALFLAVYLFPATLLAVPLFVMFAKMGLSGSLVGLAVVYIAQTVPVSIYMMKNYFVTIPYSIEEAAAIDGASRLQTVRKVVLPLALPTLMATGLYVFMIAWNEFLFALLFLAADPGKWTVSLGLQQLANGIEVSKTVLMAGSVILTIPVVILFFASERLLTEGLTSGADKG; from the coding sequence ATGAGCCGCGCCCAGTTCGAGGAACGGTTCTTCGGAGTCACCCGCTGGCTCGTGATCATCTTCCTCGCCGTGATCACGATCGTGCCCTTCTACTACATGCTGATGCTGTCGGTGAAGCCCATCGACAAGCTGCTGGTGGAGCCCGGCAACCTCTGGGTCTCCACGAAGGACTTCACCCTCGACACCTACCGCAGTGTGCTGAAGTCCACCGACGACGGAGGCCAGGGCTTCCTCGGCATGCTCGCCAACTCCGCGCTGGTCGCCGTCGCCACGGTGCTGCTCACGCTCGCCGCCGCGGTGCCCGGGGCGTACGCCGTCAGCCGTCTCAAGTTCTTCGGCAGCCGGCACGTCAGCGCGCTCTTCCTGGCCGTCTACCTCTTCCCGGCCACCCTGCTCGCCGTCCCGCTCTTCGTGATGTTCGCGAAGATGGGGCTCTCGGGCAGCCTCGTCGGGCTGGCCGTCGTCTACATCGCGCAGACGGTGCCGGTCTCGATCTACATGATGAAGAACTACTTCGTCACCATCCCGTACTCCATCGAGGAGGCCGCCGCCATCGACGGCGCCTCCCGGTTGCAGACCGTGCGCAAGGTGGTCCTGCCGCTCGCGCTGCCCACCCTGATGGCGACCGGGCTCTACGTCTTCATGATCGCGTGGAACGAGTTCCTCTTCGCGCTCCTCTTCCTCGCCGCCGACCCCGGCAAGTGGACGGTCTCGCTCGGCCTCCAGCAGCTCGCCAACGGCATCGAGGTCTCCAAGACGGTCCTGATGGCCGGTTCGGTGATCCTCACCATCCCCGTGGTAATCCTTTTCTTCGCCTCCGAGCGGCTCCTCACCGAGGGGCTGACCAGCGGCGCGGACAAGGGCTGA
- a CDS encoding glycogen debranching N-terminal domain-containing protein, with translation MSAGTGPTLVRAGMFAVLGADGRITGRRGASPDGLFRRDARHLSRWTLSVDGEVPGVLVPAAGEHVATCVLTPSGTRDEPPAYTVFREQALGDGFLTERVRLVGNRDEPVSAVLGLTVDADFADQFELRSDGRHYDKDEARHSSAPTPDGAVFAYERGDWISRTTVSACPAPDEVSPVGDAPTARHLRWRVEVPAQGAAELLLTVAARPHGAPAVGPLVAPDVAAAEQALDAASFTGEVSPRPSAGPSSGPLPLPLTRSLPADAPDGLADACARGLRDLASLRVPALGPDGEELRVPGAGVPWFLTLFGRDALLTSHFALPYRPGLAAATLGALAATQGTGYDAFRGEQPGRIVHEIRHGELAAFRQVPYGRYYGSVDATPLFLVLLEGLTRTTGDTALAVRLEAHARAAVAWMFRDGGLADSGYLVYTPDPGGLVNQNWKDSEGAICFLDGTQAEGPIAVAEAQGYAYDALVRTAHLARTVWGDPAWAGELESAAADLRERFLRDFWMTGPGFPALALDGKGRQVDSLASDAGHLLWSGILDEEHARRVGRRLLEPDFFSGWAIRTLAAGQPGYHPLSYHRGTSWPHDNAVIVLGLARAGLADEVRTVARGLLDAARHHGDRLPEVMAGYGRTDHPRPVPYPHSCSPQAWAAATPLAILTALRETAA, from the coding sequence ATGAGCGCGGGCACGGGACCGACCCTGGTCCGCGCCGGCATGTTCGCCGTGCTGGGCGCGGACGGCCGGATCACCGGGCGTCGGGGCGCCTCGCCGGACGGCCTCTTCCGCCGCGACGCCCGCCACCTGAGCCGCTGGACGCTGAGCGTGGACGGGGAGGTCCCCGGTGTGCTCGTACCGGCCGCCGGGGAGCACGTCGCCACGTGCGTGCTGACCCCGTCCGGCACCCGGGACGAGCCGCCGGCCTACACCGTCTTCCGCGAACAGGCTCTCGGTGACGGCTTCCTGACCGAACGCGTCCGGCTGGTGGGCAACCGCGACGAGCCGGTCTCCGCCGTCCTCGGCCTCACTGTGGATGCCGACTTCGCCGACCAGTTCGAACTCCGTTCGGACGGCCGCCACTACGACAAGGACGAGGCCCGGCACAGCTCGGCGCCCACCCCGGACGGGGCCGTCTTCGCGTACGAGCGGGGTGACTGGATCTCCCGCACGACGGTGTCGGCTTGCCCCGCACCGGACGAGGTGAGCCCCGTGGGCGACGCGCCGACGGCGCGTCACCTCCGCTGGCGCGTGGAGGTGCCGGCCCAGGGCGCGGCCGAGCTGCTGCTCACGGTCGCGGCCCGGCCGCACGGCGCCCCGGCGGTCGGGCCGCTGGTAGCTCCGGACGTGGCGGCGGCCGAACAGGCTCTGGACGCGGCGTCGTTCACGGGCGAGGTGAGCCCCCGCCCCTCCGCCGGCCCTTCTTCCGGGCCCCTTCCGCTGCCGCTCACCCGCTCGCTTCCGGCCGACGCTCCGGACGGGCTGGCGGACGCCTGCGCACGCGGGCTCCGCGACCTGGCGTCGCTGCGGGTCCCGGCGCTCGGCCCGGACGGTGAGGAACTGCGGGTGCCGGGGGCGGGGGTGCCGTGGTTCCTGACCCTCTTCGGCCGGGACGCCCTGCTCACCTCGCACTTCGCGCTGCCCTACCGGCCCGGACTGGCCGCGGCCACCCTCGGCGCGCTCGCGGCGACGCAGGGCACCGGCTACGACGCGTTCCGGGGCGAGCAGCCTGGCCGCATCGTGCACGAGATCCGGCACGGCGAACTCGCCGCCTTCCGCCAGGTCCCCTACGGCCGTTACTACGGCTCGGTGGACGCGACCCCGCTCTTCCTGGTCCTGCTGGAAGGGTTGACCCGTACCACCGGTGACACGGCGCTCGCCGTGCGCCTCGAAGCGCACGCACGGGCCGCGGTGGCCTGGATGTTCCGGGACGGCGGCCTGGCCGACAGCGGCTACCTCGTCTACACCCCGGACCCGGGCGGCCTCGTCAACCAGAACTGGAAGGACTCCGAGGGCGCGATCTGCTTCCTCGACGGCACCCAGGCCGAAGGCCCGATCGCGGTCGCGGAGGCGCAGGGGTACGCGTACGACGCCCTGGTCCGCACCGCACACCTGGCCCGCACGGTGTGGGGCGACCCCGCCTGGGCCGGTGAACTGGAGTCGGCGGCGGCGGACCTGCGGGAACGGTTCCTGCGGGACTTCTGGATGACCGGGCCCGGCTTCCCGGCACTGGCGCTGGACGGGAAGGGCCGGCAGGTCGACTCGCTCGCCTCCGACGCCGGCCACCTCCTCTGGTCGGGCATCCTCGACGAGGAGCACGCCCGCCGGGTCGGACGGCGGCTGCTGGAGCCCGACTTCTTCTCGGGCTGGGCGATCCGCACCCTCGCGGCGGGACAGCCGGGCTACCACCCGCTCTCCTACCACCGGGGCACCTCCTGGCCGCACGACAACGCGGTCATCGTGCTCGGACTCGCGCGGGCGGGCCTGGCCGACGAGGTCCGCACCGTCGCACGCGGCCTGCTGGACGCCGCCCGCCACCACGGCGACCGGCTGCCCGAGGTGATGGCCGGCTACGGCCGCACCGACCACCCGCGCCCGGTCCCGTACCCGCACTCCTGCTCCCCGCAGGCGTGGGCGGCGGCGACCCCGCTGGCGATCCTCACGGCGCTCCGGGAGACGGCCGCGTAA
- a CDS encoding zinc-binding alcohol dehydrogenase: protein MERVVQFVGPRQVEVAEHESAALPAGHLRVRTRYSGISAGTELTAYRGTNPYLTRTWDAEARIFRDGAAGIEYPVAGWGYSEVGEVTEVSPELAGVADMPVVGDLVWGIWGHRSEGIVPAERMAGHTLPVGLEPLAGAFARVGAIAYNAVLAADIHLGEEVAVFGQGVIGLLTTRLAQLNGARVTAVDALDGRLDTARGHGARRTLNARTDSVAERVREATGGRGADVAIEISGAYPALHEALRSVAVGGRVVASGFYQGDGAGLRLGDEFHHNRVQLICSQIGGVPPQLAGRWSVERLQQTFLSLVAEGSVDVTSLVSHVVPVADAAEAYVLLDERPAEALQVVLEF from the coding sequence GTGGAACGCGTCGTCCAGTTCGTCGGCCCCCGCCAGGTAGAAGTCGCCGAGCACGAGAGCGCCGCGCTGCCCGCGGGCCATCTCCGCGTCCGTACGCGCTACTCGGGCATCTCCGCAGGCACCGAGCTCACCGCGTACCGCGGCACCAACCCGTACCTGACGCGGACCTGGGACGCCGAGGCGCGGATCTTCCGCGACGGCGCGGCGGGCATCGAGTACCCGGTGGCGGGGTGGGGGTACTCCGAGGTCGGCGAGGTGACCGAAGTCTCACCCGAACTGGCCGGGGTCGCGGACATGCCCGTCGTGGGCGACCTGGTCTGGGGCATCTGGGGCCACCGCAGCGAGGGCATCGTGCCCGCCGAACGGATGGCCGGACACACCCTGCCGGTGGGCCTGGAGCCGTTGGCGGGCGCTTTCGCCCGGGTCGGTGCCATCGCGTACAACGCGGTGCTGGCCGCCGACATCCACCTCGGCGAAGAGGTCGCCGTCTTCGGACAGGGCGTCATCGGCCTGCTCACCACCCGCCTCGCCCAGCTCAACGGCGCCCGCGTCACCGCCGTCGACGCCCTCGACGGCCGGCTCGACACCGCCCGCGGCCACGGCGCGCGCCGCACCCTCAACGCCCGCACCGACAGCGTCGCCGAGCGCGTCCGCGAGGCCACCGGCGGCCGGGGCGCAGACGTCGCCATCGAGATAAGCGGCGCCTACCCGGCGCTCCACGAGGCGCTGCGCTCGGTGGCCGTGGGCGGCCGCGTGGTCGCCTCCGGCTTCTACCAGGGCGACGGTGCCGGACTCCGGCTCGGCGACGAGTTCCACCACAACCGGGTCCAGCTCATCTGCTCACAGATCGGCGGCGTCCCGCCGCAGCTGGCCGGCCGGTGGAGCGTCGAGCGGCTCCAGCAGACCTTCCTCTCCCTGGTCGCCGAGGGCTCGGTCGACGTCACGTCCCTGGTCAGCCACGTCGTCCCGGTGGCGGACGCGGCCGAAGCCTACGTCCTGCTGGACGAGCGGCCCGCCGAAGCCCTCCAGGTCGTCCTGGAGTTCTGA